The following are encoded in a window of Solibacillus sp. FSL R7-0668 genomic DNA:
- a CDS encoding nuclease-related domain-containing protein codes for MQKSNHYFFIDAVNKRIQEKDNEILSFQEEFYRMEAGSVGEKKLKLVLDDYPFKNEYSIFYNFECMNDRGFSHQIDALLITPFFILILEVKQISGTLCYKPALHEFYRITENKLRENFPNPFDQTFRHKLFLEQFLLQFNIVIPIHELVVIANYRAQLDDSLKGLPIIHLSGLPRYLENLFATYTSPLVNISMIDKKLQQIHQPLPARRSIEAHRLKHGVLCKKCNYCYKMHYARGNWICEKCNSNDRSALFEALHHYRVLIRPTISNKEFRDFVGIDSKFTASKILTRLGLEKHGDKKGRYYVIPEDIFYKE; via the coding sequence ATGCAAAAATCGAACCATTACTTTTTTATCGATGCAGTCAATAAACGAATCCAAGAGAAGGACAACGAAATACTTTCATTTCAAGAAGAATTTTATCGTATGGAGGCTGGCTCTGTTGGCGAAAAAAAGTTAAAACTTGTTTTAGATGATTACCCATTTAAAAATGAATATTCCATTTTTTATAATTTCGAATGTATGAATGACCGCGGTTTCTCCCACCAAATTGACGCGCTACTCATTACACCTTTTTTTATTCTTATTCTTGAAGTAAAGCAAATTTCGGGAACACTTTGTTACAAGCCTGCCCTCCATGAATTTTATCGCATCACTGAAAATAAATTGCGTGAAAATTTTCCTAATCCATTTGATCAAACATTTCGCCACAAATTATTTTTGGAGCAATTTTTACTGCAATTTAACATCGTTATTCCAATCCACGAATTAGTCGTTATCGCAAATTATCGTGCTCAATTAGATGATTCATTAAAAGGATTGCCCATTATACATTTAAGCGGATTACCTCGTTACTTAGAAAATCTATTTGCAACGTATACAAGTCCCCTCGTAAATATTTCCATGATTGATAAAAAACTACAGCAAATTCATCAACCTTTACCAGCTCGCCGTTCCATTGAAGCGCACCGTCTCAAACATGGTGTACTTTGTAAAAAATGCAATTATTGCTATAAAATGCACTACGCTCGAGGTAATTGGATCTGTGAAAAATGCAATTCAAATGATCGCAGTGCATTATTTGAAGCTCTTCATCACTATCGCGTATTAATTCGTCCTACCATTTCCAATAAAGAATTTCGCGACTTCGTTGGTATCGATAGTAAATTTACTGCATCCAAAATATTAACGAGATTAGGTTTGGAAAAGCATGGAGATAAAAAAGGTCGTTACTATGTGATTCCTGAAGATATTTTTTACAAAGAGTAG
- the eno gene encoding phosphopyruvate hydratase yields MPFITQVYAREVLDSRGNPTVEVEVFTESGAFGRAIVPSGASTGEYEAVELRDGDKGRYLGKGVEKAVENVNTIIAEELEGQYSVLDQVVVDQALIELDGTDNKGKLGANAILGVSMAVAHAAADYLDVPLYQYLGGFNSKQLPVPMMNIINGGEHADNNVDVQEFMIMPVGAKSFKEALRMGAEIFHNLKAVLKAKGYNTAVGDEGGFAPNLGSNEEAITVIIEAVEKAGYKMGEEIRIALDVASSELYNKETGKYVLAGEGVEKTSEEMVAWYEELTSKYPIISIEDGLDENDWAGHKLLTERIGNRVQLVGDDLFVTNTAKLSQGIEQGVGNSILVKVNQIGTLTETFEAIEMAQRAGYTAVISHRSGESEDTTIADIAIATNAGQIKTGAPSRTDRVAKYNQLLRIEDQLGATARFEGLKSFYNIK; encoded by the coding sequence ATGCCATTCATTACTCAAGTATATGCTCGTGAAGTGTTAGACTCTCGCGGTAACCCAACAGTAGAAGTAGAAGTATTCACAGAATCAGGTGCTTTCGGTCGTGCCATCGTACCATCTGGTGCATCAACTGGTGAATATGAAGCCGTAGAATTACGCGATGGAGACAAAGGCCGTTACTTAGGTAAGGGTGTTGAAAAAGCAGTAGAAAATGTAAACACAATTATCGCTGAAGAATTAGAAGGTCAATACTCTGTATTAGATCAAGTAGTAGTCGACCAAGCGTTAATCGAGCTTGACGGCACAGACAACAAAGGTAAATTAGGAGCCAACGCAATCCTTGGTGTATCGATGGCAGTAGCACACGCAGCAGCTGACTATTTAGATGTTCCTTTATACCAATACTTAGGTGGCTTCAACTCAAAACAATTACCAGTACCAATGATGAACATCATCAACGGTGGTGAGCACGCAGACAACAACGTAGACGTGCAAGAGTTCATGATTATGCCAGTAGGGGCAAAATCATTCAAAGAAGCATTACGTATGGGCGCTGAAATTTTCCATAACTTAAAAGCAGTATTAAAAGCAAAAGGCTACAACACAGCTGTAGGTGACGAAGGTGGTTTCGCACCAAACTTAGGTTCAAATGAAGAAGCAATCACTGTAATCATCGAAGCAGTAGAAAAAGCTGGCTACAAAATGGGCGAAGAAATCCGCATCGCTTTAGACGTGGCATCTTCTGAGCTGTACAACAAAGAAACAGGTAAATACGTTTTAGCTGGTGAAGGCGTAGAAAAGACATCTGAAGAAATGGTTGCTTGGTACGAAGAGTTAACGTCAAAATACCCAATCATCTCAATCGAAGACGGCTTAGATGAAAATGACTGGGCTGGTCACAAATTATTAACTGAGCGTATCGGTAACCGCGTTCAATTAGTAGGGGACGATTTATTCGTTACAAACACAGCGAAACTTTCTCAAGGTATTGAGCAAGGTGTTGGGAACTCAATTTTAGTTAAAGTTAACCAAATTGGTACATTAACTGAAACATTTGAAGCAATCGAAATGGCTCAACGCGCGGGCTATACAGCAGTTATCTCTCACCGTTCAGGCGAATCTGAAGATACTACAATTGCTGATATCGCAATCGCAACTAACGCTGGCCAAATTAAAACGGGTGCTCCTTCACGTACAGACCGCGTGGCGAAATACAACCAATTATTACGCATCGAAGACCAACTTGGTGCAACAGCACGCTTTGAAGGTTTAAAGTCTTTCTATAATATTAAATAA